In Harpia harpyja isolate bHarHar1 chromosome 18, bHarHar1 primary haplotype, whole genome shotgun sequence, a single genomic region encodes these proteins:
- the MTM1 gene encoding myotubularin isoform X3 has protein sequence MELTGNKMKKYLVCQERLELQQSLRNAAFLTDKDVIYMCPFNGPVKGRVYITNYRLYLRSVENDPVLVLNVPLGVISRIEKMGGASSRGENSYGLDITCKDMRNLRFALKQEGHSRRDIFEVLTKYAFPQSHNLLCFAFANEEKFSENGWMVYNPMSEYRRQGLPNERWRVTFINEHYGLCDTYPSLLVVPYNATDDDLKKVAAFRSRNRIPVLSWIHPETQAVIMRCSQPLVGMGGKRNKDDERYLDIIREANGQISKLTIYDARPNVNAVANKATGGGYEGEDAYPNAELFFLDIHNIHVMRESLKKLKDIVYPNVEESHWLSSLESTHWLEHIKLVLTGAIQVADKVSSGRSSVVVHCSDGWDRTAQLTSLAMLMLDSYYRTIEGFEVLVQKEWISFGHKFASRIGHGDKNHADADRSPIFLQFIDCVWQMSKQFPTAFEFNEQFLITILDHLYSCRFGTFLYNSESVREKEKVTEKTLSLWSLINSEKSKYTNPFYTKELNRALYPVASMRHLELWVNYYIRWNPRIRQQQTNPVEQRYMELLALRDDYIRRLEELQITNNSKIPNSSASSASPSQMMSQVQTHF, from the exons ATGGAACTAACTGggaacaaaatgaagaaataccTCGTCTGCCAGGAGAGACTAGAGTTACAG caatctttaagaaatgctgcatttcttACAGACAAGGATGTTATTTATATGTGTCCATTTAATGGCCCCGTTAAAGGAAGAGTGTACATCACAAACTACAGGCTGTACCTAAGAAGTGTGGAAAAT GACCCAGTTCTGGTACTGAATGTTCCATTGGGCGTAATTTCAAGGATTGAAAAAATGGGAGGAGCTTCAAGCAGAGGAGAGAACTCTTATGGATTAGATATAACCTGTAAA GATATGAGAAATTTACGGTTTGCATTAAAACAAGAAGGGCACAGTAGAAGAGATATATTTGAAGTTCTTACAAAATATGCTTTTCCCCAGTCACATAACTTG ctttgttttgcatttgcaaatgaagaaaagttttctgaaaatggaTGGATGGTGTACAATCCAATGTCCGAATACAGGAGACAA GGACTGCCTAATGAACGGTGGCGAGTAACTTTTATTAATGAACATTATGGACTGTGTGACACATATCCATCGCTTTTAGTAGTGCCATATAATGCAACAGATGATGATCTCAAGAAAGTTGCTGCCTTTAGGTCCCGAAATAGAATCCCG GTTCTGTCATGGATTCATCCAGAGACTCAAGCTGTTATTATGCGCTGCAGTCAACCCCTTGTTGGAATGGGTGGCAAGCGGAATAAAGATGATGAAAGATATCTTGATATCATCAGGGAGGCTAATGGGCAAATCTCAAAACTGACCATCTATGATGCTAGGCCCAATGTCAATGCAGTCGCAAACAAG GCAACTGGGGGAGGATATGAAGGTGAAGATGCGTATCCCAATGCAGAACTTTTCTTCTTGGACATTCATAATATTCACGTCATGCGGGAGTCTTTGAAGAAGCTGAAGGACATTGTTTATCCTAATGTGGAAGAATCACACTGGTTGTCAAGTCTGGAATCAACCCATTGGTTAGAACATATAAAG CTTGTCTTGACAGGAGCTATTCAAGTGGCAGACAAGGTATCCTCAGGAAGGAGCTCTGTGGTGGTTCACTGCAGTGATGGCTGGGACCGGACAGCACAGCTAACATCGCTGGCCATGTTGATGCTAGACAGCTACTACAGGACAATTGAAGGCTTTGAAGTTCTGGTGCAAAAAGAGTGGATAAGCTTTGGACACAAATTTGCATCG AGAATAGGCCATGGTGATAAAAATCATGCTGATGCAGACAGATCACCCATCTTTCTCCAGTTTATTGATTGTGTGTGGCAGATGTCTAAACAG tTTCCTACAGCCTTTGAATTCAATGAGCAGTTCTTGATTACAATCCTGGATCACTTGTACAGCTGCCGGTTTGGTACTTTCTTGTATAACAGTGAGTCTGTTAGAGAAAAAGAG AAAGTGACTGAGAAAACATTATCGTTATGGTCTTTAATAAACAGTGAAAAATCTAAATACACCAATCCTTTTTATACTAAAGAGCTAAATCGAGCACTCTATCCGGTAGCCAGTATGCGTCATTTAGAGCTCTGGGTCAATTACTACATCAGGTGGAACCCAAGAATTCGGCAACAA CAGACAAATCCAGTGGAGCAGCGTTACATGGAGCTCCTTGCGTTACGTGATGATTATATAAGGAGACTTGAAGAACTACAGATCACAAATAATTCTAAGATACCCAATTCATCAGCCTCATCAGCATCTCCCTCACAAATGATGTCCCAAGtacaaacacatttttga
- the MTM1 gene encoding myotubularin isoform X1 — protein MASSSTPKYNSNSLESSSSKRTLKDGTNWEQNEEIPRLPGETRVTDKDVIYMCPFNGPVKGRVYITNYRLYLRSVENDPVLVLNVPLGVISRIEKMGGASSRGENSYGLDITCKDMRNLRFALKQEGHSRRDIFEVLTKYAFPQSHNLLCFAFANEEKFSENGWMVYNPMSEYRRQGLPNERWRVTFINEHYGLCDTYPSLLVVPYNATDDDLKKVAAFRSRNRIPVLSWIHPETQAVIMRCSQPLVGMGGKRNKDDERYLDIIREANGQISKLTIYDARPNVNAVANKATGGGYEGEDAYPNAELFFLDIHNIHVMRESLKKLKDIVYPNVEESHWLSSLESTHWLEHIKLVLTGAIQVADKVSSGRSSVVVHCSDGWDRTAQLTSLAMLMLDSYYRTIEGFEVLVQKEWISFGHKFASRIGHGDKNHADADRSPIFLQFIDCVWQMSKQFPTAFEFNEQFLITILDHLYSCRFGTFLYNSESVREKEKVTEKTLSLWSLINSEKSKYTNPFYTKELNRALYPVASMRHLELWVNYYIRWNPRIRQQQTNPVEQRYMELLALRDDYIRRLEELQITNNSKIPNSSASSASPSQMMSQVQTHF, from the exons ATGGCCTCATCATCAACACCTAAATATAATTCAAACTCCTTGGAGAGTTCCTCAAGTAAAAGG ACTCTAAAAGATGGAACTAACTGggaacaaaatgaagaaataccTCGTCTGCCAGGAGAGACTAGAGTTACAG ACAAGGATGTTATTTATATGTGTCCATTTAATGGCCCCGTTAAAGGAAGAGTGTACATCACAAACTACAGGCTGTACCTAAGAAGTGTGGAAAAT GACCCAGTTCTGGTACTGAATGTTCCATTGGGCGTAATTTCAAGGATTGAAAAAATGGGAGGAGCTTCAAGCAGAGGAGAGAACTCTTATGGATTAGATATAACCTGTAAA GATATGAGAAATTTACGGTTTGCATTAAAACAAGAAGGGCACAGTAGAAGAGATATATTTGAAGTTCTTACAAAATATGCTTTTCCCCAGTCACATAACTTG ctttgttttgcatttgcaaatgaagaaaagttttctgaaaatggaTGGATGGTGTACAATCCAATGTCCGAATACAGGAGACAA GGACTGCCTAATGAACGGTGGCGAGTAACTTTTATTAATGAACATTATGGACTGTGTGACACATATCCATCGCTTTTAGTAGTGCCATATAATGCAACAGATGATGATCTCAAGAAAGTTGCTGCCTTTAGGTCCCGAAATAGAATCCCG GTTCTGTCATGGATTCATCCAGAGACTCAAGCTGTTATTATGCGCTGCAGTCAACCCCTTGTTGGAATGGGTGGCAAGCGGAATAAAGATGATGAAAGATATCTTGATATCATCAGGGAGGCTAATGGGCAAATCTCAAAACTGACCATCTATGATGCTAGGCCCAATGTCAATGCAGTCGCAAACAAG GCAACTGGGGGAGGATATGAAGGTGAAGATGCGTATCCCAATGCAGAACTTTTCTTCTTGGACATTCATAATATTCACGTCATGCGGGAGTCTTTGAAGAAGCTGAAGGACATTGTTTATCCTAATGTGGAAGAATCACACTGGTTGTCAAGTCTGGAATCAACCCATTGGTTAGAACATATAAAG CTTGTCTTGACAGGAGCTATTCAAGTGGCAGACAAGGTATCCTCAGGAAGGAGCTCTGTGGTGGTTCACTGCAGTGATGGCTGGGACCGGACAGCACAGCTAACATCGCTGGCCATGTTGATGCTAGACAGCTACTACAGGACAATTGAAGGCTTTGAAGTTCTGGTGCAAAAAGAGTGGATAAGCTTTGGACACAAATTTGCATCG AGAATAGGCCATGGTGATAAAAATCATGCTGATGCAGACAGATCACCCATCTTTCTCCAGTTTATTGATTGTGTGTGGCAGATGTCTAAACAG tTTCCTACAGCCTTTGAATTCAATGAGCAGTTCTTGATTACAATCCTGGATCACTTGTACAGCTGCCGGTTTGGTACTTTCTTGTATAACAGTGAGTCTGTTAGAGAAAAAGAG AAAGTGACTGAGAAAACATTATCGTTATGGTCTTTAATAAACAGTGAAAAATCTAAATACACCAATCCTTTTTATACTAAAGAGCTAAATCGAGCACTCTATCCGGTAGCCAGTATGCGTCATTTAGAGCTCTGGGTCAATTACTACATCAGGTGGAACCCAAGAATTCGGCAACAA CAGACAAATCCAGTGGAGCAGCGTTACATGGAGCTCCTTGCGTTACGTGATGATTATATAAGGAGACTTGAAGAACTACAGATCACAAATAATTCTAAGATACCCAATTCATCAGCCTCATCAGCATCTCCCTCACAAATGATGTCCCAAGtacaaacacatttttga
- the MTM1 gene encoding myotubularin isoform X2 codes for MASSSTPKYNSNSLESSSSKRTLKDGTNWEQNEEIPRLPGETRVTDKDVIYMCPFNGPVKGRVYITNYRLYLRSVENDPVLVLNVPLGVISRIEKMGGASSRGENSYGLDITCKDMRNLRFALKQEGHSRRDIFEVLTKYAFPQSHNLLCFAFANEEKFSENGWMVYNPMSEYRRQGLPNERWRVTFINEHYGLCDTYPSLLVVPYNATDDDLKKVAAFRSRNRIPVLSWIHPETQAVIMRCSQPLVGMGGKRNKDDERYLDIIREANGQISKLTIYDARPNVNAVANKATGGGYEGEDAYPNAELFFLDIHNIHVMRESLKKLKDIVYPNVEESHWLSSLESTHWLEHIKLVLTGAIQVADKVSSGRSSVVVHCSDGWDRTAQLTSLAMLMLDSYYRTIEGFEVLVQKEWISFGHKFASRIGHGDKNHADADRSPIFLQFIDCVWQMSKQFPTAFEFNEQFLITILDHLYSCRFGTFLYNSESVREKEKVTEKTLSLWSLINSEKSKYTNPFYTKELNRALYPVASMRHLELWVNYYIRWNPRIRQQTNPVEQRYMELLALRDDYIRRLEELQITNNSKIPNSSASSASPSQMMSQVQTHF; via the exons ATGGCCTCATCATCAACACCTAAATATAATTCAAACTCCTTGGAGAGTTCCTCAAGTAAAAGG ACTCTAAAAGATGGAACTAACTGggaacaaaatgaagaaataccTCGTCTGCCAGGAGAGACTAGAGTTACAG ACAAGGATGTTATTTATATGTGTCCATTTAATGGCCCCGTTAAAGGAAGAGTGTACATCACAAACTACAGGCTGTACCTAAGAAGTGTGGAAAAT GACCCAGTTCTGGTACTGAATGTTCCATTGGGCGTAATTTCAAGGATTGAAAAAATGGGAGGAGCTTCAAGCAGAGGAGAGAACTCTTATGGATTAGATATAACCTGTAAA GATATGAGAAATTTACGGTTTGCATTAAAACAAGAAGGGCACAGTAGAAGAGATATATTTGAAGTTCTTACAAAATATGCTTTTCCCCAGTCACATAACTTG ctttgttttgcatttgcaaatgaagaaaagttttctgaaaatggaTGGATGGTGTACAATCCAATGTCCGAATACAGGAGACAA GGACTGCCTAATGAACGGTGGCGAGTAACTTTTATTAATGAACATTATGGACTGTGTGACACATATCCATCGCTTTTAGTAGTGCCATATAATGCAACAGATGATGATCTCAAGAAAGTTGCTGCCTTTAGGTCCCGAAATAGAATCCCG GTTCTGTCATGGATTCATCCAGAGACTCAAGCTGTTATTATGCGCTGCAGTCAACCCCTTGTTGGAATGGGTGGCAAGCGGAATAAAGATGATGAAAGATATCTTGATATCATCAGGGAGGCTAATGGGCAAATCTCAAAACTGACCATCTATGATGCTAGGCCCAATGTCAATGCAGTCGCAAACAAG GCAACTGGGGGAGGATATGAAGGTGAAGATGCGTATCCCAATGCAGAACTTTTCTTCTTGGACATTCATAATATTCACGTCATGCGGGAGTCTTTGAAGAAGCTGAAGGACATTGTTTATCCTAATGTGGAAGAATCACACTGGTTGTCAAGTCTGGAATCAACCCATTGGTTAGAACATATAAAG CTTGTCTTGACAGGAGCTATTCAAGTGGCAGACAAGGTATCCTCAGGAAGGAGCTCTGTGGTGGTTCACTGCAGTGATGGCTGGGACCGGACAGCACAGCTAACATCGCTGGCCATGTTGATGCTAGACAGCTACTACAGGACAATTGAAGGCTTTGAAGTTCTGGTGCAAAAAGAGTGGATAAGCTTTGGACACAAATTTGCATCG AGAATAGGCCATGGTGATAAAAATCATGCTGATGCAGACAGATCACCCATCTTTCTCCAGTTTATTGATTGTGTGTGGCAGATGTCTAAACAG tTTCCTACAGCCTTTGAATTCAATGAGCAGTTCTTGATTACAATCCTGGATCACTTGTACAGCTGCCGGTTTGGTACTTTCTTGTATAACAGTGAGTCTGTTAGAGAAAAAGAG AAAGTGACTGAGAAAACATTATCGTTATGGTCTTTAATAAACAGTGAAAAATCTAAATACACCAATCCTTTTTATACTAAAGAGCTAAATCGAGCACTCTATCCGGTAGCCAGTATGCGTCATTTAGAGCTCTGGGTCAATTACTACATCAGGTGGAACCCAAGAATTCGGCAACAA ACAAATCCAGTGGAGCAGCGTTACATGGAGCTCCTTGCGTTACGTGATGATTATATAAGGAGACTTGAAGAACTACAGATCACAAATAATTCTAAGATACCCAATTCATCAGCCTCATCAGCATCTCCCTCACAAATGATGTCCCAAGtacaaacacatttttga